The following proteins are encoded in a genomic region of Gossypium hirsutum isolate 1008001.06 chromosome D05, Gossypium_hirsutum_v2.1, whole genome shotgun sequence:
- the LOC107902912 gene encoding probable 2-oxoglutarate-dependent dioxygenase AOP1, whose amino-acid sequence MSSTTQAMVPVIDFSNQNLKAGSPEWDLVKSQVREALEEYGCFEALFDPILELRKAVFGALQEVFDLPLQTKKLFVSDKPFRGYSCSPSAMFQSMAVDDAHIAENIEQCLTTSLWPQGNISFSKTLASFIQLTSELEKTILKMILESFGLEKYMDELTDIAKNQLRIMKYEKPKANEQTIGVPPHCDSNMMTLLYQNEVNGLEIQNKDGEWMNTKLSPNSFIVIIGECLCVWLNGRLSSPYHRVMMMGNEDRYSLGLFSSVRGGYMVKVPTELVDDRNPLLFKPHDHEEFLKYFSSEVAKGVVKSGAVKSRLKTYCAV is encoded by the exons ATGAGCTCAACAACTCAGGCAATGGTTCCAGTCATAGATTTCTCAAACCAAAACCTGAAAGCGGGCAGCCCTGAATGGGATTTAGTGAAATCCCAAGTTCGGGAAGCACTGGAGGAGTACGGTTGTTTCGAGGCTTTGTTTGATCCAATCCTGGAGCTTCGAAAGGCCGTATTTGGGGCTTTGCAAGAGGTCTTTGACTTGCCTTTACAAACAAAAAAACTGTTTGTTTCCGACAAGCCCTTTCGTGGCTATTCGTGTTCTCCATCTGCTATGTTTCAAAGCATGGCGGTGGATGATGCTCATATTGCTGAAAACATTGAACAATGCCTCACCACCAGTTTATGGCCTCAAGGAAATATAAGTTTCAG TAAAACTCTGGCATCTTTCATTCAACTAacatcagagttagaaaagacaATTTTGAAGATGATTTTGGAGAGTTTTGGACTTGAGAAATACATGGATGAGCTCACTGACATCGCAAAAAATCAACTGAGGATCATGAAATATGAAAAGCCAAAAGCCAACGAGCAAACCATTGGGGTACCTCCACACTGTGACTCTAATATGATGACCCTTTTGTATCAAAACGAGGTTAATGGATTGGAGATTCAAAACAAAGATGGTGAATGGATGAATACGAAGCTTTCCCCCAACTCTTTCATAGTCATAATTGGAGAGTGCCTTTGC GTATGGTTAAATGGTCGATTGTCTTCGCCTTATCATCGTGTCATGATGATGGGTAACGAAGATAGGTATAGCCTTGGACTGTTTTCAAGTGTAAGAGGAGGCTACATGGTAAAGGTTCCAACTGAGCTTGTGGATGACAGAAATCCCTTGCTCTTCAAACCTCATGACCATGaagaatttttgaaatatttctcCTCCGAAGTCGCTAAAGGTGTTGTTAAATCTGGGGCCGTTAAATCTCGTCTTAAAACTTATTGTGCTGTCTAA
- the LOC107902910 gene encoding protein ULTRAPETALA 1 isoform X3: MFTEEELKDIEGLKRGSDFIEVKCGCTSRKYGDTIGKLRVFTNGQFLISCECTPSCEEEKLTPYDFEKHSGKEGTRKWKNHIWVVMKNKKVPLWRTVLLKYYKHASNGANELTSTLAKRLFHRDEFVRCSRCKKERRFRLRTDEDCRRYHDAAKARKWKCANWPYDKITCKVDEERASRKSCRGCPRSPSCKGCTTCVCFGCFKCRFLDCKCRTCVDFVQNAEP, encoded by the exons ATGTTCACGGAAGAAGAGTTGAAAGACATTGAGGGATTGAAAAGAGGGTCGGACTTCATTGAGGTTAAGTGTGGATGTACCAGCAGAAAATATGGTGATACCATTGGGAAGCTTAGGGTTTTCACCAATGGTCAATTTCTGATATCCTGCGAATGCACTCCATCTTGTGAGGAAG AGAAATTGACACCTTATGATTTCGAAAAACATTCTGGGAAAGAAGGAACTAGGAAATGGAAGAACCATATTTGGGTGGTCATGAAAAATAAGAAGGTTCCTTTATGGAGGACTGTTCTTCTGAAATACTACAAACATGCATCAAATGGAGCCAATGAGCTAACAAGCACGCTAGCCAAGCGCCTTTTCCATCGTGACGAGTTTGTCCGTTGCTCGAGGTGCAAGAAAGAACGTCGGTTTCGACTCCGGACCGACGAGGACTGCCGGAGGTACCATGATGCTGCCAAGGCAAGAAAGTGGAAGTGTGCTAACTGGCCATATGACAA AATCACCTGCAAAGTTGATGAAGAGCGAGCAAGCAGGAAGAGTTGCAGAGGCTGCCCTCGATCTCCATCGTGCAAAGGCTGCACTACTTGTGTGTGTTTCGGGTGCTTCAAGTGCCGATTTCTCGATTGCAAGTGTCGCACTTGCGTCGATTTCGTCCAAAATGCCGAGCCTTGA
- the LOC107902910 gene encoding protein ULTRAPETALA 2 isoform X2, whose product MNSRLSNMFTEEELKDIEGLKRGSDFIEVKCGCTSRKYGDTIGKLRVFTNGQFLISCECTPSCEEEKLTPYDFEKHSGKEGTRKWKNHIWVVMKNKKVPLWRTVLLKYYKHASNGANELTSTLAKRLFHRDEFVRCSRCKKERRFRLRTDEDCRRYHDAAKARKWKCANWPYDKITCKVDEERASRKSCRGCPRSPSCKGCTTCVCFGCFKCRFLDCKCRTCVDFVQNAEP is encoded by the exons ATGAACTCAAG GTTATCGAATATGTTCACGGAAGAAGAGTTGAAAGACATTGAGGGATTGAAAAGAGGGTCGGACTTCATTGAGGTTAAGTGTGGATGTACCAGCAGAAAATATGGTGATACCATTGGGAAGCTTAGGGTTTTCACCAATGGTCAATTTCTGATATCCTGCGAATGCACTCCATCTTGTGAGGAAG AGAAATTGACACCTTATGATTTCGAAAAACATTCTGGGAAAGAAGGAACTAGGAAATGGAAGAACCATATTTGGGTGGTCATGAAAAATAAGAAGGTTCCTTTATGGAGGACTGTTCTTCTGAAATACTACAAACATGCATCAAATGGAGCCAATGAGCTAACAAGCACGCTAGCCAAGCGCCTTTTCCATCGTGACGAGTTTGTCCGTTGCTCGAGGTGCAAGAAAGAACGTCGGTTTCGACTCCGGACCGACGAGGACTGCCGGAGGTACCATGATGCTGCCAAGGCAAGAAAGTGGAAGTGTGCTAACTGGCCATATGACAA AATCACCTGCAAAGTTGATGAAGAGCGAGCAAGCAGGAAGAGTTGCAGAGGCTGCCCTCGATCTCCATCGTGCAAAGGCTGCACTACTTGTGTGTGTTTCGGGTGCTTCAAGTGCCGATTTCTCGATTGCAAGTGTCGCACTTGCGTCGATTTCGTCCAAAATGCCGAGCCTTGA
- the LOC107902910 gene encoding protein ULTRAPETALA 2 isoform X1 — translation MNTRLSNMFTEEELKDIEGLKRGSDFIEVKCGCTSRKYGDTIGKLRVFTNGQFLISCECTPSCEEEKLTPYDFEKHSGKEGTRKWKNHIWVVMKNKKVPLWRTVLLKYYKHASNGANELTSTLAKRLFHRDEFVRCSRCKKERRFRLRTDEDCRRYHDAAKARKWKCANWPYDKITCKVDEERASRKSCRGCPRSPSCKGCTTCVCFGCFKCRFLDCKCRTCVDFVQNAEP, via the exons ATGAACACAAG GTTATCGAATATGTTCACGGAAGAAGAGTTGAAAGACATTGAGGGATTGAAAAGAGGGTCGGACTTCATTGAGGTTAAGTGTGGATGTACCAGCAGAAAATATGGTGATACCATTGGGAAGCTTAGGGTTTTCACCAATGGTCAATTTCTGATATCCTGCGAATGCACTCCATCTTGTGAGGAAG AGAAATTGACACCTTATGATTTCGAAAAACATTCTGGGAAAGAAGGAACTAGGAAATGGAAGAACCATATTTGGGTGGTCATGAAAAATAAGAAGGTTCCTTTATGGAGGACTGTTCTTCTGAAATACTACAAACATGCATCAAATGGAGCCAATGAGCTAACAAGCACGCTAGCCAAGCGCCTTTTCCATCGTGACGAGTTTGTCCGTTGCTCGAGGTGCAAGAAAGAACGTCGGTTTCGACTCCGGACCGACGAGGACTGCCGGAGGTACCATGATGCTGCCAAGGCAAGAAAGTGGAAGTGTGCTAACTGGCCATATGACAA AATCACCTGCAAAGTTGATGAAGAGCGAGCAAGCAGGAAGAGTTGCAGAGGCTGCCCTCGATCTCCATCGTGCAAAGGCTGCACTACTTGTGTGTGTTTCGGGTGCTTCAAGTGCCGATTTCTCGATTGCAAGTGTCGCACTTGCGTCGATTTCGTCCAAAATGCCGAGCCTTGA
- the LOC107903534 gene encoding probable 2-oxoglutarate-dependent dioxygenase AOP1 produces MSSTTQAMVPVIDFSNQNLKAGSPEWDLVKSQVREALEEYGCFEALFDPILELRKAVFGALQEAFDLPLQTKKLFVSDKPFRGYSCSPSALFQSMAVDDAHIAENIEQCLTTSLWPQGNISFSKTLASFGQLTSELEKKILKMILESFGLEKYMDGLTDTANYQLRIMKYEKPKTNEQTMMAPAHCDQNMMTLLYQDEVNGLEIQSKDGEWMNMKLSPSSFIVMIGECLSVWLNGRLSSPYHRVMMKGNEDRYSLGLFSTVREGYIVKVPTELVDDKNPMLFKPHDHEEFLKIFSSEMAKADFKSGIVISRLKAYCSV; encoded by the exons ATGAGCTCAACAACTCAGGCAATGGTTCCAGTCATAGATTTCTCAAACCAAAACCTGAAAGCGGGCAGCCCCGAATGGGATTTAGTGAAATCCCAAGTTCGGGAAGCACTGGAGGAGTACGGTTGTTTCGAGGCTTTGTTTGATCCAATCCTGGAGCTTCGAAAGGCAGTGTTTGGGGCTTTGCAAGAGGCCTTTGACTTGCCTTTACAAACAAAAAAACTGTTTGTTTCCGACAAGCCCTTTCGTGGCTATTCGTGTTCTCCATCTGCTTTGTTTCAAAGCATGGCGGTGGATGATGCTCATATTGCTGAAAACATTGAACAATGCCTCACCACCAGTTTATGGCCTCAAGGAAATATAAGTTTCAG CAAAACTCTGGCATCCTTCGGTCAACTAACATCAGAGttagagaagaaaattttgaagaTGATCTTGGAGAGTTTTGGGCTTGAGAAATACATGGATGGGCTCACTGACACCGCAAATTATCAACTGAGGATCATGAAATATGAAAAGCCAAAAACCAACGAGCAAACCATGATGGCACCTGCACACTGTGACCAAAATATGATGACCCTTTTGTATCAAGACGAGGTTAATGGATTGGAGATTCAAAGCAAAGATGGTGAATGGATGAATATGAAGCTTTCACCCAGCTCTTTCATAGTCATGATCGGAGAGTGCCTTAGC GTATGGTTAAATGGTCGATTGTCTTCGCCTTATCATCGTGTCATGATGAAGGGTAACGAAGATAGGTATAGCCTTGGACTGTTTTCGACTGTAAGAGAAGGCTACATAGTAAAGGTTCCGACTGAGCTTGTGGATGACAAAAATCCCATGCTTTTCAAACCTCATGACCATgaagaatttttgaaaattttctcctCCGAAATGGCTAAAGCTGATTTTAAATCTGGGATTGTTATATCTCGTCTTAAAGCTTATTGTAGTGTCTAA